TGTAATGTTTTCTTGTGCTTGAAATACAATACTGTATGATTTGTGCTGGGTTGAATCTGACTGTGTCTGCACACACTATTGTCTTCTGTACAGATTCGGTTGACTGTGTCTCCTGTCCTGATGAGTACTGGCCCAATGCCCAGAGGGATGAATGCCTGCCTAAACCAGTGGAGTTTCTGTCCTGGGATGAGGTTCTTGGCGTTGTATTAGCTGTTTTCTCTATTGCAGGAGCCTGTATTGCTGTCATTGTGGCTACTGTGTTCTACAGACACCGGATGTCTCCTATTGTTAGAGCCAACAACTCTGAGCTGAGTTTCCTGCTGCTCTTCTCACTGACTCTGTGTTTCCTTTGTTCTCTTACTTTCATTGGTCGGCCCTCTGAGTGGTCCTGTATGTTGCGTCACACAGCGTTTGGGATCACCTTCGTTCTCTGCATCTCCTGTGTTCTGGGGAAAACAATAGTGGTGTTAATGGCCTTCAGAGCCACTCTTCCAGGCAGTAATATCATGAAGTGGTTTGGGCCTGCACAACAAAGAATGACAGTTGTCGCTTTCACTTTCGTACAAGTTATAATATGTATTCTGTGGTTGACACTGTCACCCCCATTCCCCATAAGGAATATGTCCCTTTACAAGGAAAGAATCATTCTTGAATGTGATCTGGGCTCAGTGGGAGCTTTCTGGGCTGTATTAGGATATATTGGACTCCTTGCACTCTTGTGCTTTTTTCTGGCGTTTCTGGCTCGTAAGCTACCTGACAACTTTAACGAGGCCAAATTCATCACATTCAGTATGCTGATATTCTGTGCAGTCTGGATCACTTTTATTCCAGCTTATGTCAGCTCTCCTGGAAAATTTACTGTGGCTGTGGAGATATTTGCCATCTTAGCCTCTAGTTTTGGCTTAATTGCATGTATTTTTGCCCCAAAGTGTTTTATAATTGTGTTTAGGCCAGAGCAAAATACTAAGAAGCATGTAATGGGAAAAGGACAGTTAAAGGCCCTCTGATACCTTGTATGAAATCTGATTTCTCTATctatttcaaaaaaaaaaaaaaaaactgcatgtTTTCATATCCATGAAATGCCACATCCACTGTTTGAAGAGTATGTACACTCTAAACGGAATTAATGCAGCTAGTTATAATAATATTGTTTGGATGTTTAGTATTACTGTAGTAATTGTTTAATCTTTTCAACTCAGTTATATGACAGAATGAATCATTTGTTTCATGTATTATTGATATGTGTCTTCAATGAAATAGGAAAAAGATTTGCTGTACACCATGGAACATTTCATATTAATTTGcaacaaaatgtttatttaatatttatttgGTGTGCTGTATCATTTAATGTACAACAATTAAGTAAACAATGTACATACCCAAGTGGAACGTTATTACAATTAAAAACTCTTCAGATTTGGTTTTGAGGTGTTTCTTGAAATTTAATACTGTAATCATTTCCTTACAATTCCAATAGAGTataaattattttatttctACATGTAAAAATATGCTAAACTGTGTCACACTATTGTACAGTAATTCCCTGAAGGTGAGaaatgatttataaataactTCAACAATCTAATCAGGATGACCAGTGAAGCATGTTTAATGTGAAATATAAGACTTGAAAGACACAATGCACAAAAATGCAAACCATTACTTTCAGTATTTCCTTGTCATTCCTCTTTTGGTGTTTTGCTCAGGTTTAAAAAGGATAATATAACATTTTGGTGCAAAGATGCAAAACAGTAGTCCAAAGCTGGATGCCAGGATGGCAAAAATCTCCACAGCCACTGTGTATTTCCCTGGGGAGCTGTTGTATGCAGGTATGAAGGAAATCCACACAGCGAAGAAAATGAGCATGCTGAAGGTGATCATCTTGGCTTCGTTGAAAGTATCTGGAAGTTTACGTCCCATGAATGCAAGAACAAAGCAAACACAAGACAACAGGCCAATGTACCCAAGCACCAGGTAGAACCCCGGGGGCCACGCACCTTTACACTCCAGCAGTATCCTGCCACCCTGGTAGGATGTGTTCTTGAAGGGCACAGGGGGTGCAGCCGCCAGCCAGCCCGCACACAGGACCACCTGCACCGCAGAGCAGCAGAAGATGAAGGCCCTTTGCTGAGGAGGCCCAAACAGGTGGACCACATGGGAACCAGGTATGGAGGGGCGGAAGGCAAGCAGCACAACAATGGTCTTGACCAGGATGCAGGAGATCGAGAGCACAAAGCTGATCCCGAACAATGCCTGCCGGGCTCGGCAAGACCACGGCGAGGGGCGGCCCATGAACACCAGGGAGCAGAGGAAGCAGAGCTTCAgtgacagcagcagcaaaaAGCTGATCTCTGAGTTGTTGGCTTTAACAATGGGTGTGGTCTTGTAACAGAAAAATATGGTGGTAATGACTGCAGCTGCAGCAACCCCCAGCAGAGATAAAACGACTAGGATGATACCCAGAGTCTCttggaaagaaagaaattccTCCACGCCAGCCACACAcgtcactctgtctctgtcagacCAGTAATACAGAGGACATTTGATACACTCTGTAGCTCCtagacataaaacacaaagcCCTCATTCATTTATGTTAACACTGAAAATCGCACAGCTTATGCACAACGACCAAACTGAttaaagagagaaaaggtgtgTTCCGTGTTGGCTCACTCACCTGTAATATTGCTGATCTGTCCCTCGGCACAGGGCAGACAATCGAAGCAGCAAACAGCCTCCCCTGGACGCGAGGCCTTCCTACTTCCAGGAGGACAGGCTAcactgcagacagacacaggagcCTGTAGAGACACACAATGCAACCTGTATGTCACTGATTTTTGCCAccctttccatttccacttgaAAATTCAAGACATTCACCTGAAACTGTCTCTCTGCCCACTCTATGGACTGTTCATCCATCTGCAGCTTTAAGCCTAGAGGAGCTGAGCCATCATAGCTTCCCACTTTCTGGAACCTGACGCCACCCTGGTGGTCTCTCTGCCAGTTGATGATATCATAGAGGGGCACCGGCTCACCATTAGAGTCAAAGGACACTTTCTCTCCAAACTGATTGGTGAAGTTCACTCCCTTTAAGTGGCGAAGGAGCTGAAGGCAGAGGTTGGTTTATGTAATAATGCATCATGAAATAAATGTTACAATGTattaaaaagataaataatTATAGCTAAAACTTCAACTAAGTGATGACAATGTTGTCAGTGTTT
The Sardina pilchardus chromosome 13, fSarPil1.1, whole genome shotgun sequence genome window above contains:
- the LOC134099029 gene encoding extracellular calcium-sensing receptor, which codes for MASKPDHNYTSRPQPSQCSGLDLRAFRWLQTMIFAIKEINGNAKLLPGVTLGYRIMDSCDHVHLGLTGGLSLVSGSLAHHQNQTEDSQCIANGPVSAVIGLASSTPTRALAHTLGPFGIPVVSYFATCTCLTNKQVYPSFLRTVPSDMFQVQGLVQLVAHFGWHWVGTIGTEDDYSRYGIQAFSEQLHEWGGCLAFHQTIPKAPSVAKINAIADVLETTTASVVIAFATEGQLLSLLTEAARRNLTRLQWVASEAWVTASLLTAPRFQPVLVGTLGFSFRGAVIPGLSDFLLKVRPSPRPGSTLTNMFWEELFGCRLEFGSHSVSEVPLCSGNEDLSSHKTSYSDVSQVRISYNVYKAVYAIAHALHKLLQCGSLWGNVTQTVCKRTTTFTPRQLLRHLKGVNFTNQFGEKVSFDSNGEPVPLYDIINWQRDHQGGVRFQKVGSYDGSAPLGLKLQMDEQSIEWAERQFQAPVSVCSVACPPGSRKASRPGEAVCCFDCLPCAEGQISNITGATECIKCPLYYWSDRDRVTCVAGVEEFLSFQETLGIILVVLSLLGVAAAAVITTIFFCYKTTPIVKANNSEISFLLLLSLKLCFLCSLVFMGRPSPWSCRARQALFGISFVLSISCILVKTIVVLLAFRPSIPGSHVVHLFGPPQQRAFIFCCSAVQVVLCAGWLAAAPPVPFKNTSYQGGRILLECKGAWPPGFYLVLGYIGLLSCVCFVLAFMGRKLPDTFNEAKMITFSMLIFFAVWISFIPAYNSSPGKYTVAVEIFAILASSFGLLFCIFAPKCYIILFKPEQNTKRGMTRKY